One segment of Ricinus communis isolate WT05 ecotype wild-type chromosome 8, ASM1957865v1, whole genome shotgun sequence DNA contains the following:
- the LOC8284646 gene encoding transcription initiation factor TFIID subunit 9: protein MAEGDENLPRDAKIVKSLLKSMGVEDYEPRVIHQFLELWYRYVVDVLTDAQVYSEHAGKSAIDCDDVKLAIQSKVNFSFSQPPPREVLLELARNRNKIPLPKSIAGPGMPLPPEQDTLISPNYQLAIPKKQSVQATEETEEDEESADPNSSQEPKTDVPQGTPQRVSFPLTKRPK, encoded by the exons ATGGCAGAAGGAGATGAGAACTTGCCAAGAGACGCGAAGATTGTCAAATCGCTGCTGAAATCTATGGGTGTGGAGGACTATGAACCTCGTGTTATACATCAGTTTCTTGAGCTATGGTATCGTTATGTCGTTGATGTTTTGACAGATGCTCAGGTCTACTCAGAGCATGCTGGAAAATCTGCAATTGACTGTGATGATGTGAAGCTTGCTATTCAGTCAAAAGTAAATTTCAGCTTTTCACAACCACCACCAAGAGAG GTTTTACTAGAATTGGCTAGAAACCGGAACAAAATTCCATTACCAAAGTCAATAGCTGGACCGGGTATGCCACTCCCACCTGAGCAAGATACATTGATTAGCCCAAACTACCAACTTGCTATCCCAAAGAAGCAGTCAGTTCAGGCAACAGAAGAAACAGAAGAGGATGAAGAAAGTGCTGATCCCAACTCATCTCAAGAACCAAAGACTGATGTCCCACAGGGTACTCCTCAAAGAGTATCCTTTCCCCTCACTAAACGTCCCAAGTGA
- the LOC8284647 gene encoding uncharacterized protein LOC8284647 yields the protein MAPSTYTSQNSSQRALAMVLALVSAVVLSPLYVQRRNDMRFYETKYWNSGFVLPVVLGGLIIAIRTTSSSSSTSLGATGSLIPTPDPSWVLRIGSSSWGLAGIIVMLMLVLSWQESVQEFFWK from the coding sequence aTGGCTCCGAGTACTTATACCAGCCAAAACTCATCACAGAGAGCATTGGCCATGGTGTTAGCTTTAGTATCAGCAGTGGTGCTATCACCATTGTATGTTCAAAGAAGAAACGACATGCGTTTTTACGAGACGAAATACTGGAACTCCGGATTTGTTCTTCCAGTGGTTCTTGGTGGGCTAATAATTGCCATCAGAACTacttcatcatcttcttcaacATCACTGGGGGCTACAGGTTCGTTGATCCCTACTCCAGATCCTTCTTGGGTGCTTAGAATTGGAAGTTCATCTTGGGGACTAGCTGGGATCATAGTGATGCTTATGCTTGTGTTGTCATGGCAAGAATCTGTCCAAGAATTCTTCTGGAAATAG
- the LOC8284649 gene encoding lipase 1 isoform X2, with amino-acid sequence MELKHLWQFLSFNLSTALSFLRLQFSGMPNLSAIFVTFIDAMLSLHFLLCSMSPCTIDLDDQTTLHFWVTNRRQFNRPNLVLIHGYGGNSRWQFLNQVRPLSKSFNLYIPDLLFFGDSYTNRTDRSDIFQAKCAREGLKKLGVEKYNVVGISYGGYVAYYMAENFNDEVKKVVIVSCGICYTEEQREEQLRKLGRNNNIYDLLVPRKPEDAREMLKLAMHKIKPTKWLPDSVICEFINVIANNHRKEKLELVDHLMAKRADKKLPILTQETLLIWGDQDSVFPVQLAYQLQRHLGPKSRVEIIKDTGHAANIESADAVNSLITSFVCGGQS; translated from the exons ATGGAACTTAAACACCTCTGGCAATTCCTCTCATTCAACCTCTCAACTGCACTTTCATTTCTCCGGTTGCAATTTTCTGGCATGCCAAATCTTTCAGCAATTTTCGTGACATTTATTGATGCAATGTTATCGTTACATTTCCTGTTATGTAGCATGTCGCCATGCACAATTGATTTGGATGACCAAACAACTCTGCATTTTTGGGTCACCAACCGTAGGCAGTTCAATAGACCAAATCTAGTACTAATTCATGGCTATGGTGGCAACTCACGTTGGCAATTTCTTAACCAAGTTAGACCTTTGTCTAAATCCTTTAATCTCTACATTCCTGACTTGCTATTCTTTGGCGACTCCTACACGAACCGGACCGACCGGTCCGATATATTTCAAGCAAAGTGTGCAAGGGAAGGATTGAAAAAATTGGGTGTGGAGAAGTATAATGTGGTAGGGATAAGCTATGGAGGATATGTGGCCTACTACATGGCGGAAAATTTTAATGATGAGGTAAAGAAGGTGGTGATAGTGAGTTGTGGGATATGTTATACAGAGGAGCAAAGGGAGGAGCAATTGAGGAAGCTTGGaaggaataataatatttatgatcTTCTTGTGCCAAGGAAACCAGAAGATGCGAGGGAGATGCTTAAGCTTGCTATGCATAAGATCAAACCTACTAAATGGTTGCCGGATTCTGTTATTTGCGAGTTCATCAAT GTGATAGCAAATAATCACAGGAAGGAGAAGCTAGAGCTGGTGGACCACTTGATGGCTAAAAGAGCAGACAAAAAGCTTCCCATTCTAACCCAG GAAACACTGTTAATATGGGGTGATCAGGACAGTGTCTTCCCAGTACAACTGGCTTATCAGTTGCAGag GCACTTGGGACCAAAATCAAGGGTAGAAATTATCAAGGACACAGGCCATGCTGCAAATATTGAATCAGCTGATGCTGTGAATAGTCTGATAACATCATTTGTTTGTGGTGGTcaatcctaa
- the LOC8284649 gene encoding lipase 1 isoform X1 — protein MAMSSSKFLDSLIFYVSAILSILGHFLSIFKSNPASILFTLVDTTFSIYFGLCGLTSFTVDLDDHTTLHSWTSNTRKSDKPNLVMIHGYGGDARWQFLYQVGFLARRFNLYMPDLLFFGKSYSNRSDRSEMFQAKCLAQGLRRLGVGRFSVYSISYGGYVAYRMAEICSEEMEKLVIVSSGIGWSDDGQKRELIKKIGRDPKELLVPTNPHDLRLLVKLAVHKGKPLKWLPDLFLQEFINVIANNHRKEKLELVDHLMAKRADKKLPILTQETLLIWGDQDSVFPVQLAYQLQRHLGPKSRVEIIKDTGHAANIESADAVNSLITSFVCGGQS, from the exons ATGGCTATGTCCTCATCCAAGTTCTTGGATTCCTTGATCTTCTACGTTTCAGCCATATTATCTATTCTCGGACACTTCCTTTCCATATTCAAATCCAATCCAGCTTCAATCCTTTTCACTTTAGTTGACACAACCTTTAGCATTTACTTTGGACTATGTGGCCTCACGTCATTTACAGTCGACTTAGACGATCACACCACCCTGCATTCTTGGACCTCCAATACCCGGAAGTCTGATAAGCCTAATTTAGTCATGATCCATGGCTATGGAGGCGACGCACGCTGGCAATTTCTCTACCAAGTTGGTTTTCTAGCCCGGAGATTTAATCTATACATGcctgatttattatttttcggGAAGTCTTACTCGAATCGGTCGGACCGGAGTGAGATGTTTCAAGCCAAGTGTTTAGCACAAGGGTTGAGAAGATTGGGTGTGGGTAGGTTTTCGGTTTACTCGATTAGTTATGGAGGGTATGTGGCGTATCGGATGGCTGAGATTTGTTCGGAAGAAATGGAGAAGCTTGTGATTGTTAGTAGTGGAATAGGGTGGAGTGATGACGGTCAAAAAAGAGAGTTGATTAAGAAGATTGGTAGAGATCCAAAGGAGTTGCTTGTACCTACTAATCCGCATGATCTGCGGTTGTTAGTTAAGCTAGCAGTTCATAAGGGCAAGCCTTTGAAATGGCTTCCTGATCTTTTCCTTCAAGAGTTCATTAAT GTGATAGCAAATAATCACAGGAAGGAGAAGCTAGAGCTGGTGGACCACTTGATGGCTAAAAGAGCAGACAAAAAGCTTCCCATTCTAACCCAG GAAACACTGTTAATATGGGGTGATCAGGACAGTGTCTTCCCAGTACAACTGGCTTATCAGTTGCAGag GCACTTGGGACCAAAATCAAGGGTAGAAATTATCAAGGACACAGGCCATGCTGCAAATATTGAATCAGCTGATGCTGTGAATAGTCTGATAACATCATTTGTTTGTGGTGGTcaatcctaa
- the LOC8284650 gene encoding E3 ubiquitin-protein ligase SPL2, whose translation MSSHEQALASLVSQLALSFDGAFLGVVVALTAVRSILKFASNSKALRKIRNAPTVKVSDIRSVLEVSDETQDQKLVIVRGQVEAKSAVDGNWKSLIPNNDVLVAHESGDKAVIVQRIQTCIYNEWKGFFGWTSDIRAIFGRSWREQESTLSRSVPFVLVEAGRWPQSDYVIVNLDGSRHPLPLTTVYHQLQPIDASPYTFLQAFFGYEYPVGLLDEEKILPLGKEINAVGLCGSKNGILEITSCKDLPFFLSDLSKEQMVVDLAFKTKVLFWSGVVLGSFSICILGYAAVRNWNRWKAWRQQRQFQQQSNGVSDADVSQIDVEEETVDVPDGQLCVICLMRRRRAAFIPCGHLVCCQICAISVEREVSPKCPLCRQAVRNSIRIFEC comes from the exons ATGTCATCGCACGAGCAAGCCCTAGCCTCTTTAGTATCACAGCTAGCCCTCTCTTTCGACGGAGCATTTCTTGGTGTCGTTGTCGCGCTTACAGCCGTTCGATCAATTCTCAAATTCGCATCCAATTCTAAAGCTCTCCGAAAAATCAGGAATGCTCCAACCGTTAAAGTTTCTGATATTCGCTCTGTTCTTGAAGTTTCCGATGAAACTCAAGATCAGAAACTTGTGATTGTACGGGGTCAGGTGGAGGCTAAATCAGCCGTTGATGGGAACTGGAAGAGTTTGATACCTAATAATGATGTGCTGGTGGCTCATGAATCTGGTGATAAGGCTGTTATTGTACAGAGAATTCAAACT TGTATATACAATGAATGGAAGGGTTTCTTTGGATGGACTTCTGATATACGAGCTATCTTTGGAAGATCTTGGAGAGAACAAGAATCAACTTTGTCGCGATCG GTTCCTTTTGTTCTTGTTGAAGCTGGTCGATGGCCACAATCGGATTATGTTATCGTGAATCTGGATGGTTCAAGACATCCTCTACCTCTAACAACAGTTTATCATCAGTTGCAACCTATTGATGCTTCCCCATATACTTTTCTTCAAGCATTTTTTGGTTATGAATACCCT GTCGGTCTTCTTGATGAAGAGAAAATCCTACCATTAGGGAAAGAGATCAACGCTGTTGGCCTTTGCGGTTCTAAAAATGGAATTCTTGAGATAACATCTTGCAAGGATCTTCCCTTTTTTCT ATCCGATTTGAGTAAGGAGCAAATGGTGGTAGATCTTGCCTTTAAGACAAAAGTACTTTTTTGGAGTGGTGTAGTTCTTggatcattttcaatttgtatTCTTGGCTATGCGGCTGTGAG GAACTGGAATAGATGGAAAGCATGGAGGCAACAGAGACAGTTTCAACAACAAAGCAATGGTGTTAGCGATGCGGATGTCTCTCAGATTGATGTAGAGGAGGAAACAGTAGATGTGCCAGATGGACAGTTGTGTGTGATCTGTTTGATGAGGAGAAGACGAGCTGCATTCATTCCTTGCGGCCATCTTGTTTGTTGCCAAATTTGTGCTATATCAGTTGAACGAGAGGTATCACCAAAGTGTCCTCTCTGTCGTCAGGCAGTCCGAAATTCTATTAGGATATTTGAGTGTTGA
- the LOC8284651 gene encoding protein NODULATION SIGNALING PATHWAY 1 has translation MTIGEPEPNHISDHILDWLEDSVSFLPSFLDDPYNSGGISNYQWWNQTEGICQDPINSNTSLSSSSTITANTNTTSPLATNDHTIDHQPPSNSTSKREAPDDPVPKASQNHHQRKKQNTRISNEGDQGVEVMIGKRSNGNKKSASKGAANNANSGNNKEGRWAEDLLNPCAAAVSTGNLSRVQHLLYVLHELASSTGDANHRLAFYGLQALTHHLSSSRTSASIGSVSFTSIDPKFFQRSLLKFYEVSPWFAFPNNIANSSILQVLAQELDHKRNLHILDIGVSHGVQWPTLLEALTRRSGGPPPLVRITVITATVESDQNTETPFSIGPPGDNFSSRLLNFAKSLNINLQINRLDNHPLQSLNAQVINTNPEDTLVVCAQFRLHHLNHNNPDERTEFLKVLRSLEPKGVILSENNTDRCQICGDFATGFSRRVDYLWKFLDSTSSAFKGRESEERRVMEGEAAKALINCGEMNDGKEKWCERMRDSGFVGEVFGEDTIDGARALLRKYDSNWEMRTEEKDGCVGLWWKGQPVSFCSLWRLDMKGNDS, from the coding sequence ATGACTATTGGAGAACCGGAGCCAAACCACATCTCAGATCACATATTGGATTGGTTAGAAGATTCAGTATCATTCCTACCATCATTCTTGGATGATCCTTACAACTCAGGCGGTATCAGTAATTATCAATGGTGGAATCAAACTGAAGGAATCTGCCAAGACCCCATCAACAGCAATACCAGTCTTAGCAGCAGCAGCACCATCACAGCAAACACCAATACCACAAGTCCTCTAGCAACAAATGATCACACCATCGATCATCAACCACCTTCCAATTCAACTAGTAAACGAGAAGCCCCTGATGACCCAGTTCCTAAGGCATCCCAGAATCATcatcaaagaaagaaacagaATACTCGGATCAGCAACGAAGGTGATCAAGGAGTTGAAGTGATGATAGGGAAAAGATCAAATGGAAACAAGAAAAGTGCCAGTAAAGGCGCAGCAAATAATGCGAATAGCGGTAATAACAAGGAAGGAAGGTGGGCAGAAGATTTGCTTAATCCTTGTGCAGCTGCTGTCTCTACTGGAAACTTGTCGCGTGTGCAACATCTTCTCTATGTCTTACATGAGCTAGCTTCGTCAACCGGAGATGCTAACCACCGGCTAGCTTTTTATGGCCTTCAAGCCTTGACTCACCACCTATCATCTTCAAGAACTTCTGCTTCTATAGGCTCCGTGTCTTTCACTTCAATTGATCCAAAGTTCTTTCAACGATCTTTACTCAAATTCTATGAGGTTAGTCCTTGGTTTGCCTTTCCTAATAACATAGCAAACTCTTCAATCCTTCAAGTTCTTGCTCAAGAACTTGATCACAAGCGTAATCTTCATATTCTTGATATTGGAGTTTCTCATGGTGTGCAATGGCCTACGCTTCTTGAGGCCTTGACTCGCCGATCAGGAGGACCTCCTCCTCTTGTACGCATCACAGTCATCACTGCCACTGTTGAAAGTGATCAAAACACTGAGACCCCATTTTCAATAGGTCCTCCTGGTGACAACTTTTCTTCAAGATTACTTAATTTTGCCAAGTCCTTGAACATCAATTTGCAAATCAATAGACTGGATAACCATCCATTACAAAGTCTAAATGCACAAGTCATTAACACCAATCCTGAAGATACCTTAGTGGTTTGTGCTCAATTTAGACTCCATCATCTAAATCATAACAACCCAGATGAAAGAACTGAGTTCTTGAAAGTTCTGAGAAGTTTGGAACCAAAAGGAGTGATTCTAAGCGAAAACAACACAGATCGCTGCCAAATTTGTGGTGATTTTGCGACAGGATTCTCAAGGAGAGTGGATTACTTATGGAAGTTTTTGGACTCTACAAGCTCAGCTTTCAAAGGCCGAGAGAGCGAAGAAAGAAGAGTGATGGAAGGAGAGGCAGCCAAAGCATTAATTAATTGCGGAGAGATGAATGATGGGAAAGAGAAATGGTGTGAAAGAATGAGAGATTCAGGGTTTGTCGGTGAGGTGTTTGGAGAAGATACCATCGATGGGGCTAGAGCATTGTTAAGGAAGTATGATAGTAACTGGGAGATGAGAACAGAAGAGAAAGATGGGTGTGTAGGCCTATGGTGGAAAGGGCAGCCTGTTTCTTTCTGTTCATTATGGAGGTTGGATATGAAAGGAAATGACAGTTAA